Proteins from a genomic interval of Capsicum annuum cultivar UCD-10X-F1 chromosome 4, UCD10Xv1.1, whole genome shotgun sequence:
- the LOC124897641 gene encoding uncharacterized protein LOC124897641: MRAVFESGRKWYSAHDENKYVGDQHINRENLLKEFPSMVRRLEQLQMQFLFYQPYECNLRLVREFYANWDPYNGDSSVQIRGQLVTFTPHTLNVLLGTPDADPQILKELYIQPPYRQIRHFLCGMHSSARWIRQRGTGIHHYFPYSHMNWEARIWAKIIYTCLLQSTHMTNVTHDRVCLIYALMRDDIDLNIGSIIFTGMNKAWLNPEHRYGFGGVITRFLRNEGVPEEDADFRPPIILKPLAISRTKGTDAYGLNLTMPEQLNRIEETVA, translated from the coding sequence ATGCGCGCAGTATTCGAGTCAGGGAGAAAATGGTATTCCGCTCATGATGAAAACAAGTATGTCGGAGATCAGCACATTAACCGGGAAAATCTGCTAAAGGAATTTCCCAGCATGGTTCGCAGACTTGAGCAGTTGCAGATGCAATTCCTTTTTTACCAACCATACGAGTGTAATCTCAGGTTGGTCAGGGAATTCTATGCAAACTGGGACCCCTATAATGGGGATTCCTCGGTGCAGATCCGCGGACAATTGGTCACCTTTACTCCTCACACTCTAAATGTCCTCCTCGGGACACCTGACGCCGATCCACAAATACTCAAGGAGCTATATATTCAGCCACCTTATCGTCAGATTCGCCATTTTCTGTGTGGCATGCATTCTTCTGCACGATGGATTAGACAGCGGGGAACTGGAATTCATCATTACTTTCCCTACAGTCACATGAATTGGGAGGCTCGAATTTGGGCGAAGATTATTTATACTTGTTTGCTGCAGTCCACGCATATGACTAATGTAACCCACGACAGGGTTTGCCTGATTTATGCCCTCATGCGAGATGACATAGATCTGAATATCGGGAGCATCATTTTTACAGGTATGAATAAGGCCTGGTTGAATCCGGAGCATCGGTATGGCTTTGGGGGCGTGATTACTAGATTCTTACGAAATGAAGGGGTCCCAGAAGAAGATGCTGATTTTCGACCTCCTATCATCCTGAAGCCGCTTGCTATCTCCCGAACAAAGGGAACTGATGCTTATGGACTGAATTTGACTATGCCCGAGCAGTTAAATCGGATAGAGGAGACTGTAGCTTAA